A window from Purpureocillium takamizusanense chromosome 3, complete sequence encodes these proteins:
- the AUR1 gene encoding Phosphatidylinositol:ceramide phosphoinositol transferase (IPC synthase) (COG:S~EggNog:ENOG503NUF8~TransMembrane:8 (i83-116o122-139i151-173o185-207i219-240o276-296i308-324o330-348i)), with amino-acid sequence MKDLPGSLPGKPVLPSLWTENLTLAVLNRLPNRYHVGRRRMRAKSNTARNGMPDITTLETSFSFWDGIRDLQKHKFKPTDLQYIFVAGLTLFMLWISPSAPTLKFFALVASVWVLLMPATRQFFLPSVTIWVWLLYFFCSRFIPYDYRPHIWVRVLPALENVLYGANLSNILSAHKHAVLDILAWLPYGIIHFGAPAVCSLLMFVFAAPGTLPVFARSFGWMSILGVTIQLVFPCTPPWYENEHGLVPAAYGMPGSPAGLARVDEIFGIDLYTTNFTAAPLPFGAFPSLHGGYAVLEALFMSHCFPQFRVFFIAYAGWIWWATMYLSHHYAIDLVGGGLIGMAFYYSARARWLPRRQADKMTRWDYDYVEVGDRHRASDEELGGQYFSLGLLEHRRASSSDGWTLGSSSSYSSSSGTVSPTISEGPPGMLLVDMESNGQLWDGNAAPRDVELSEVVVMR; translated from the exons ATGAAGGACTTGCCAGGCTCGCTTCCCGGCAAGCCCGTACTCCCATCGCTCTGGACCGAGAacctcaccctcgccgtcctcaacCGCCTCCCGAACCGCTACCAtgtcggccgccggcgcatgCGCGCAAAGTCCAACACGGCGCGCAATGGCATGCCCGACATCACCACCCTGGAAACGTCTTTCAGCTTTTGGGACGGCATCCGCGACCTACAGAAGCACAAGTTCAAGCCCACTGATCTGCAGTACATCTTTGTGGCCGGCCTCACACTCTTCATGTTGTGGATATCCCCGTCGGCACCGACCCTCAAGTTCTTCGCCCTTGTCGCCAGCGTCTGGGTCCTCCTCATGCCCGCCACGAGACAGTTCTTTCTGCCGTCGGTGACGATATGGGTGTGGTTGCTCTATTTCTTCTGTAGCCG GTTTATTCCCTACGACTACCGGCCGCACATCTGGGTGCGCGTGCTGCCCGCACTGGAAAACGTTCTATACGGTGCCAACCTGTCCAATATCCTTTCTGCGCACAAGcacgccgtgctcgacaTCCTCGCGTGGCTGCCGTACGGCATCATCCACTTCGGGGCGCCCGCGGTGTGTTCCCTGCTAATGTTCGTTTTCGCTGCGCCCGGGACGTTACCCGTCTTCGCACGGTCGTTTGGCTGGATGagcatcctcggcgtcaccATTCAGCTCGTCTTCCCCTGTACGCCGCCCTGGTATGAGAACGAGCACGGCCTCGTTCCGGCGGCCTACGGCATGCCCGGGtccccggccggcctcgcgcgTGTCGATGAGATCTTCGGCATCGACCTGTACACGACGAACTTcacggccgcgccgctgccgttcgGCGCGTTCCCCTCACTACACGGGGGCtacgccgtcctcgaggcgctctTCATGAGCCACTGCTTCCCACAGTTTCGCGTCTTTTTCATCGCGTACGCCGGCTGGATCTGGTGGGCGACCATGTACCTGAGCCATCACTACGCCATCGACCTCGTTGGCGGAGGCCTCATCGGCATGGCCTTTTACTATTCAGCGCGCGCACGGTGGCTCCCGCGACGCCAGGCCGACAAGATGACGCGATGGGACTACGACTACGTTGAGGTCGGCGACCGCCACCGCGCCTCCGACGAAGAACTTGGGGGGCAGTACTTTAgcctcgggctcctcgagcaccgccgcgccagtTCCAGCGATGGCTGGACCCtgggcagcagctccagctacagctcgagcagcggcacggTGAGCCCAACGATATCAGAGGGCCCGCCGGGCatgctgctcgtcgacatggagaGCAACGGACAGCTGTGGGACGGcaacgcggcgccgcgcgatGTCGAGCTGAGTGAGGTGGTCGTGATGCGGTag
- the cmk1 gene encoding Calcium/calmodulin-dependent protein kinase (COG:T~EggNog:ENOG503NX22) encodes MDGQKQQPAQVQAQAPQIQPCRYKVGKTLGAGSYSVVKECVHIDTGRYYAAKVINKRLMAGREHMVRNEIAVLKKVSMGHQNILTLVDYFETMNNLYLVTDLALGGELFDRICRKGSYYESDAADLIRATLSAVAYLHDHGIVHRDLKPENLLFRTPEDNADLLIADFGLSRIMDEERFHVLTTTCGTPGYMAPEIFKKTGHGKPVDLWALGVITYFLLCGYTPFDRDSDFEEMQAILNADYSFTPVEYWRGVSSHAKDFIRRCLTIDHTRRITAHEALQHPFVAGQAPSDGAGENLLPTIKKNFNARRTLHAAIDTVRAINKLREAQHLMDGARSGEPSRAAAPAPAPRSEGAIHFGKDDSGYATQPDGDDIIMGNTAAVEGVPAVLQPGNQGNRVVQTSKGLWSAPAR; translated from the exons atggacggccagaagcagcagccagcgcaggtgcaggcgcaggcgccgcagATCCAGCCTTGCCGGTACAAAGTTGGCAAgacgctcggcgccggctcctACTCGGTCGTCAAGGAGTGCGTTCACATCGACACGGGGCGCTACTACGCCGCCAAGGTCATTAACAAGCGCCTCATGGCCGGGCGCGAGCACATG GTGCGCAACGAGATCGCCGTGCTGAAAAAGGTGTCCATGGGTCATCAAAACATCCTCACCCTGGTCGACTACTTTGAGACCATGAACAACCTCTACCTCGTCACCGAcctggccctcggcggcgagctcttcGACCGCATCTGCCGTAAGGGCTCCTACTACGagtccgacgccgccgacctcatcCGCGCAACCCTGTCAGCTGTCGCCTACCTGCACGACCACGGCATCGTCCACCGCGACCTCAAGCCTGAGAACCTGCTCTTTCGCACGCCAGAGGACAACGCCGACCTGCTCATCGCCGACTTTGGCCTCTCGCGGatcatggacgaggagcgctTCCAcgtcctcaccaccacctgcggCACCCCCGGCTACATGGCCCCCGAGATTTTCAAGAAGACGGGCCAtggcaagcccgtcgacctATGGGCTCTCGGCGTCATCACCTACTTCCTGCTATGCGGATACACCCCTTTCGACCGGGACTCCGACTTTGAGGAGATGCAGGCCATCCTCAACGCCGACTACAGCTTTACCCCCGTCGAGTACTGGCGCGGCGTCTCCTCCCACGCAAAGGACTTcatccgccgctgcctcacCATCGACCACACCCGCCGCATCACCGCCCACGAGGCCCTACAGCATcccttcgtcgccggccaggcgccctcggacggcgccggcgagaacCTGCTGCCCACCATCAAGAAGAATTTCAACGCCCGCCGCACGCTgcacgccgccatcgacacgGTCCGCGCCATCAacaagctgcgcgaggcccAGCACCTCATGGACGGCGCGCGGTCCGGCGAgccctcccgcgccgccgcgccggcccccGCTCCGCGCAGCGAGGGCGCCATCCACTTTGGCAAGGACGACAGCGGCTACGCGACccagcccgacggcgacgatatCATCATGGGAAAcactgccgccgtcgagggcgtcccGGCTGTGCTGCAGCCCGGGAACCAGGGGAACCGCGTGGTCCAGACGAGCAAGGGGCTTTGgagcgcgccggcgaggtag
- the cmk1 gene encoding Calcium/calmodulin-dependent protein kinase (COG:T~EggNog:ENOG503NX22) produces the protein MQVRNEIAVLKKVSMGHQNILTLVDYFETMNNLYLVTDLALGGELFDRICRKGSYYESDAADLIRATLSAVAYLHDHGIVHRDLKPENLLFRTPEDNADLLIADFGLSRIMDEERFHVLTTTCGTPGYMAPEIFKKTGHGKPVDLWALGVITYFLLCGYTPFDRDSDFEEMQAILNADYSFTPVEYWRGVSSHAKDFIRRCLTIDHTRRITAHEALQHPFVAGQAPSDGAGENLLPTIKKNFNARRTLHAAIDTVRAINKLREAQHLMDGARSGEPSRAAAPAPAPRSEGAIHFGKDDSGYATQPDGDDIIMGNTAAVEGVPAVLQPGNQGNRVVQTSKGLWSAPAR, from the coding sequence ATGCAGGTGCGCAACGAGATCGCCGTGCTGAAAAAGGTGTCCATGGGTCATCAAAACATCCTCACCCTGGTCGACTACTTTGAGACCATGAACAACCTCTACCTCGTCACCGAcctggccctcggcggcgagctcttcGACCGCATCTGCCGTAAGGGCTCCTACTACGagtccgacgccgccgacctcatcCGCGCAACCCTGTCAGCTGTCGCCTACCTGCACGACCACGGCATCGTCCACCGCGACCTCAAGCCTGAGAACCTGCTCTTTCGCACGCCAGAGGACAACGCCGACCTGCTCATCGCCGACTTTGGCCTCTCGCGGatcatggacgaggagcgctTCCAcgtcctcaccaccacctgcggCACCCCCGGCTACATGGCCCCCGAGATTTTCAAGAAGACGGGCCAtggcaagcccgtcgacctATGGGCTCTCGGCGTCATCACCTACTTCCTGCTATGCGGATACACCCCTTTCGACCGGGACTCCGACTTTGAGGAGATGCAGGCCATCCTCAACGCCGACTACAGCTTTACCCCCGTCGAGTACTGGCGCGGCGTCTCCTCCCACGCAAAGGACTTcatccgccgctgcctcacCATCGACCACACCCGCCGCATCACCGCCCACGAGGCCCTACAGCATcccttcgtcgccggccaggcgccctcggacggcgccggcgagaacCTGCTGCCCACCATCAAGAAGAATTTCAACGCCCGCCGCACGCTgcacgccgccatcgacacgGTCCGCGCCATCAacaagctgcgcgaggcccAGCACCTCATGGACGGCGCGCGGTCCGGCGAgccctcccgcgccgccgcgccggcccccGCTCCGCGCAGCGAGGGCGCCATCCACTTTGGCAAGGACGACAGCGGCTACGCGACccagcccgacggcgacgatatCATCATGGGAAAcactgccgccgtcgagggcgtcccGGCTGTGCTGCAGCCCGGGAACCAGGGGAACCGCGTGGTCCAGACGAGCAAGGGGCTTTGgagcgcgccggcgaggtag
- the MSS4 gene encoding 1-phosphatidylinositol-4-phosphate 5-kinase (COG:T~EggNog:ENOG503NW6Q): MPSFLTDTTFSDIEVLDLDPDNRFGLDGKKTVNGGPVGHGRPGIVNGSYDEGSTLSTRDSDVSETIPMPVSSGTRPTSMGSTNGHSVFADADDVRDVTPRARPANGLNGSVVLPDRTAPRPPADTNHHDHHDGRESPESPTTPRKLLPASHSEQRPGEHSPTGKGSPHRFSSPPAYQPVPNPLSTSPSGHLQPPSSLKQRHTLEVPKLPPGRQSKDGFDAHASGRFSPSVAGSTGTRRASLNLVRRTTRSMQSDGPRDEIVPDEDAIRWAEAYRQKRASKRKRKEEEDDDRVLVGTKVDESHANWVTAYNMLTGIRVSVSRTNAKLDRELTPADFEAKQKSTFDITGNELVPSAKYDFKFKDYAPWVFRRLRSLFRLDPADYLMSLTGKYILSELGSPGKSGSFFYFSRDYKYIIKTIHHAEHKFLRKILREYYDHVQANPNTLLSQFYGLHRVKMPYGKKIHFVVMNNLFPPHRDIHTTFDLKGSTVGRDYREEDLAKNPRATLKDLNWLRRQQHLELGIQKKRMFLEQLQQDVVLLKRLQIMDYSLLIGIHDLSRGNEENLRGKTLQVFNPGGEKSTADDDPHTTGLLRTPSKLESVRKARELRQMIRQERPVPMGQALDKMPDELEEGHSRSGFVFNQDDGGFRATHEDNSPADEIYYLGVIDCLTHYGMIKKIEHFWKGLSHDRTQISALPPEQYGDRFYNFVEGITMSAEEARREAQRRDLEALEAVAATSAPHRSSTQRFHGIPPMPEHQPPPVPSGPRSPEARETVDMANKEALKSVMSGASEREVPDRTLRTNVPDKREPPPHEPVLPIVEETGEQRSDADEARDVVPPPPTGPPPPTPPKREAPPRPDGSDSGYGGNSNGTVSRDNSLNVRSPRSKESLDKNLPPLPNSETRDSGVRMAA, encoded by the exons ATGCCCTCGTTCCTCACTGACACGACCTTCTCCGACATTGAAGTCCTCGATCTCGATCCTGACAACCGCTtcgggctcgacggcaagaagacTGTGAATGGGGGCCCGGTCGGTCACGGTCGTCCAGGTATAGTCAATGGGAGCTACGACGAGGGCTCGACCCTGTCCACGCGCGACTCGGACGTCTCGGAGACGATTCCCATGCCCGTTAGCAGCGGGACTCGGCCGACGAGCATGGGCTCAACCAATGGCCACAGTGTGttcgccgatgccgacgacgtgcggGATGTGACGCCCAGAGCCCGGCCGGCCAACGGCCTGAACGGATCCGTGGTTCTCCCCGACCGGACCgccccgcggccgccagctgATACTAACCACCACGACCATCACGACGGCCGTGAATCGCCCGAGAGTCCCACGACGCCACGCAAGCTCTTACCAGCTTCACATTCAGAGCAGCGGCCTGGCGAGCACTCCCCAACCGGCAAGGGCTCTCCGCACCGCTTCTCGTCCCCCCCGGCGTACCAACCCGTCCCCAACCCGCTTtccacctcgccctcagGCCACCTCCAACCACCGTCTTCCCTCAAACAGAGGCACACACTCGAGGTGCCCAAGCTGCCCCCCGGGCGGCAGTCCAAGGACGGGTTCGACGCTCACGCCAGCGGTCGCTTCTCGCCCAGCGTCGCCGGCTCCACCGGCACGCGGCGGGCTTCGCTGAACCTAGTCCGCAGGACTACGCGCTCCATGCAATCAGACGGGCCGCGGGACGAGATTGTCCCTGATGAAGACGCCATCCGGTGGGCCGAGGCATACCGCCAGAAGCGGGCCAgcaagcgcaagcgcaaggaggaggaggacgacgaccgcgtTTTAGTCGGCACGAAAGTCGACGAGAGCCACGCCAACTGGGTCACCGCGTATAACATGCTGACGGGGATCCGCGTGTCTGTTTCGCGCACCAACGCGAAGCTCGATCGTGAGCTGACGCCTGCCGACTTTGAAGCCAAACAAAAGTCCACCTTTGACAT AACTGGCAACGAGCTCGTTCCGTCGGCCAAATATGACTTCAAGTTTAAGGACTACGCGCCGTGGGTGTTTCGCCGCTTGCGCTCCCTCTTCCgcctcgacccggccgaTTACCTCATGTCGCTGACGGGCAAGTATATCCTTTCGGAGCTGGGGTCCCCCGGCAAGAGCGGCAGCTTTTTTTACTTTTCCAGGGATTACAAGTACATTATCAAGACTATCCACCACGCGGAGCACAAGTTCCTGAGGAAAATCCTCAGGGAGTACTATGATCACGTGCAGGCCAACCCCAACACGCTTCTGTCGCAGTTCTATGGGCTTCACCGCGTCAAGATGCCCTACGGCAAGAAGATTCACTTCGTCGTCATGAACAACCTCTTTCCGCCGCATAGGGACATCCACACGACCTTTGACCTCAAGGGCTCGACGGTCGGGCGCGACTATAGGGAGGAGGACCTGGCCAAGAATCCTCGGGCGACGCTCAAGGACCTCAACTGGctgcggcgacagcagcatcTCGAGCTGGGGATCCAGAAGAAGCGCATGTTCCTTGAACAGCTGCAGCAAGACGTGGTGCTGCTCAAGAGGCTTCAGATCATGGACTACTCACTGCTGATCGGCATTCACGATCTGTCGAGGGGCAACGAGGAGAACCTGCGTGGCAAGACGCTGCAGGTCTTCAACCCCGGCGGCGAAAAGTcgaccgccgacgacgatccaCATACTACAGGGCTGCTGCGGACGCCGTCTAAGCTCGAAAGCGTGCGCAAAGCCCGCGAGCTGCGGCAGATGATCCGGCAGGAGCGGCCCGTGCCCATGGGCCAGGCGCTTGACAAGAtgcccgacgagctcgaggagggaCACAGCCGCTCGGGCTTCGTGTTCAACCAGGACGACGGAGGGTTTAGGGCAACGCACGAAGACAACTCGCCGGCCGACGAGATTTACTACCTGGGCGTCATCGACTGCCTGACCCAT TACGGAATGATCAAGAAGATTGAGCACTTCTGGAAGGGACTGTCACATGACCGCACGCAGATCTCGGCGCTGCCTCCGGAGCAGTACGGAGACAGGTTCTATAATTTCGTCGAGGGCATCACGATgtcggcggaggaggcgagaCGGGAGGCCCAGCGGAGGGACCTTGAGGCGttggaggcggtggcggcgacgtctgcgccgcaccgcagctCCACGCAGCGCTTCCACGGTATCCCACCCATGCCGGAACATCAGCCGCCCCCGGTGCCGTCAGGGCCGCGTTCGCCTGAGGCGCGGGAGACGGTGGATATGGCCAACAAGGAGGCCCTCAAGTCGGTCATGAGTGGTGCGTCGGAGAGAGAGGTGCCGGACCGCACGCTAAGGACCAACGTGCCCGACAAGCGGGAGCCACCCCCACACGAGCCCGTGCTACCCATAGTCGAAGAGACCGGGGAGCAgcgcagcgacgccgacgaggcgagggacgtggtgccgcctccgcctaccggaccgccgccgccgacgccgcccaagcGGGAGGCCCCGCCGCGTCCTGACGGGTCGGACAGTGGGTACGGAGGCAACAGCAATGGCACGGTCAGCCGCGACAACTCGCTCAATGTGCGGTCGCCGCGGAGTAAGGAAAGCCTCGACAAGAACCTGCCGCCTCTTCCCAACAGTGAGACCCGGGACAGCGGGGTGCGGATGGCAGCCTAG
- a CDS encoding uncharacterized protein (COG:S~BUSCO:EOG09265GYD~EggNog:ENOG503P6QT): MGWWPFSSDSRGDAIRSGDAIPTRAERLQCWASRDAYFACLDANSILDATKDASAAARACPRESADFERDCAAAWVKYFKQWRVADIQKKRRLEELRRQGAQEMEVQTSFAPDGGAAEKGSGKDDIQGLLDRKRR, translated from the coding sequence ATGGGCTGGTGGCCCTTCTCGTCAGACTCCCGTGGCGATGCCATCCGCTCCGGCGACGCTATCCCCACGCGCGCTGAGCGCCTCCAGTGCTGGGCCTCGCGCGACGCCTACTTCGCCTGCCTCGACGCAAActccatcctcgacgccaccaaggacgcttcggcggccgcccgtgCCTGCCCCCGTGAGTCGGCCGACTTCGAGCgcgactgcgccgccgcctgggtCAAGTACTTCAAGCAGTGGCGCGTGGCCGACATTCAAAAGAAGCGCCGGCTCGAGGAGCTACGACGGCAGGGCGCCCAGGAAATGGAGGTCCAGACGAGCTTCgcgcccgacggcggcgctgcggagAAGGGCAGTGGCAAGGACGATATCCAGGGCCTACTCGACCGGAAGCGGAGATGA
- a CDS encoding uncharacterized protein (EggNog:ENOG503NXPB~COG:U~TransMembrane:4 (i30-51o71-93i100-118o124-145i)), with translation MPRRRRPPRAGALSELQPLRIASQIAILQTLYYAAATALLLFTTLVAGLPFGLNMLLGWDAVRGDTTTGWLLAFVWLLDGGLCMAVAIVVLIARSKLVPDFALTIHFLHLLATTLYTRSLPRHAMWWATMLASSALAVAAGSWGCRYRELQPVFFGGGRILGSGGGGAAASASATADDDADVDVEAGEGGEGLLEDADTGFSRGRGRGRGRDGAGEYEMVQMQKAA, from the exons atgccgcgacgcagacgcccgccgcgtgcCGGCGCCCTCTCGGAGCTACAGCCCCTGCGCATCGCCTCCCAGATCGCCATCCTGCAGACGCTCTactacgccgccgccaccgccctcctGCTCTTCACGACGCTCGTCGCTGGCCTACCCTTTGGCCTCAATATGCTGCTTGGCTGGGATGCTGTTCgcggcgacaccaccactggctggctgctggcctTCGTGtggctgctcgacggggGTCTGTGCAT GGCTGTCGCCATTGTTGTCCTCATCGCGCGTAGCAAGCTCGTTCCCGATTTTGCTTTGACCATTCACTTCCTTCACCTGCTCGCCACGACGCTCTACACGCGCTCGTTGCCCCGGCACGCCATGTGGTGGGCCACCATGCTTGCTTCCTCGGcactcgccgtcgccgctggctcATGGGGTTGCCGCTACCGCGAGCTGCAGCCCGTtttcttcggcggcgggcgcattctgggctcgggcggcggcggcgcagcggcttCGGCGAGTGCCACcgcggatgacgacgccgatgTTGAtgtcgaggctggcgagggcggcgagggccttcTCGAGGACGCAGACACTGGGTTCTCACGTGGTAGGGGAAGAGGTCGCGGCagagacggcgcgggcgagtACGAGATGGTGCAGATGCAAAAGGCAGCCTGA
- a CDS encoding uncharacterized protein (BUSCO:EOG09260MBW~COG:A~EggNog:ENOG503NXAZ), which produces MFTFCPLQGALSESTASQSLLELDGGVKVLVDLGWDGSFDVHKLEELEKQIPTLSLVLLTHATASHLAAYVHCCKNFPLFTRIPAYATRPVIDLGRSLTQDLYSSTPAAATTIRQASLSDVAYTYSQTATAAHNLLLQSPTPDEIARYFSLIQPLKYSQPHQPIPSPFSPPLNGLTITAYNSGHTLGGTIWHIQHGLESIVYAVDWNQARENVFAGAAWLGGAGGGGAEVIEQLRKPTALICSSRSAQAGGRAKRDEHLVEMIKSCVAKGGTVLIPVDSSARVLEMSYLLEHAWRADASQGGTLGAAKLYLAGRSMSSTMRYARSMLEWMDNNIVQEFEAFAEGQRRVNGSGDKKEGGPFDFKYLRLLERKAQISKLLSQAAEEGGRVILASDTSMEWGFSRDLLLGLAADTKNLVILTDRPSTADDAAPSVARTLWDWWKERRDGVSVEQTSGGDSLETVYGGGRELEMKEAGRQPLEGEELAVYQQWLATQRQLQATQQAGTAAEPAADVDDASSESSSDSEDDDDQQQGKALTVSATLGQVGRKNVVLKDEDLGINVLIKKRGVYDFDPRGKKGRERSFPMAIRRKRADDFGELIRPEDYLRAEEKEEDHADANVDAEDDKLGKKRKWDDVAKAGPGKRVQPKQADDVDATSADGFGHDELDVADDAEPEEPAGPSKLVYHSQTVTANLRIGFVDFGGLHDKRSLDMLIPLIQPRKLILVAGNREETTALAADCRAALGGADVFTPEIGVWVDASVDTNAWVVKLADPLVKKLKWQNVRGLGIVTLSGQLLAAAAAAATSAANESDTHDESSPAKRQKTEQSAAVTLATPASGPLPVLDVVPANLLAAARTAARPLHVGDLRLADLRRAMQSSGHAAEFRGEGTLVIDGTVSVRKTTEGRVEVESVGIPTAGRRSTVYEVKRAIYDGLAVVAGA; this is translated from the exons ATGTTCACATTTTGCCCCCTCCAGGGCGCCCTGTCGGAGTCGACGGCCTCCCAGTCGCTGCTcgagcttgacggcggcgtcaaggtgctcgtcgacctcggctGGGACGGCTCGTTTGATGTGCACAAGCTCGAAGAGCTCGAAAA GCAGATCCCCACGCTTTCACTCGTTCTCCTTACCCACGCGACCGCCtcccacctcgccgcctaCGTTCACTGCTGCAAGAACTTCCCCCTCTTCACGCGCATTCCGGCCTACGCGACGCGGCCCGTCATCGACCTCGGCCGCTCCCTTACTCAGGACCTCTACTCCtccacccccgccgccgcaaccacCATCCGCCAGGCGTCCCTCTCCGACGTTGCCTACACCTACTCACagaccgccaccgccgcgcaCAACCTCCTGCTCCAGTCGCCGACTCCCGACGAGATCGCGCGATACTTCTCCCTCATCCAACCCCTCAAGTATTCGCAACCGCACCAGCCGATACCCTcgcccttctcgccgcctCTTAACGGCCTGACCATTACCGCTTACAACTCGGGGCATACGTTGGGTGGTACCATCTGGCACATTCAGCACGGGCTCGAGTCAATCGTCTATGCCGTCGACTGGAACCAGGCGCGCGAGAATGTctttgccggcgcggcgtggctcggcggtgctggcggcggcggcgctgaggtcatcgagcagctccgcaAGCCCACCGCGCTCAtctgcagcagccgcagcgcgcaggcgggcggccgcgctAAGCGTGACGAGCACCTGGTCGAAATGATAAAGTCTTGCGTCGCCAAGGGAGGCACCGTCCTGATCCCCGTCGACTCGAGCGCCCGCGTCTTGGAGATGTCATACCTGCTCGAGCACGCCTGGCGTGCGGACGCGTCACAGGGCGGcaccctcggcgcggcgaaGCTGTACCTAGCGGGCCGCAGTATGTCGAGTACTATGCGCTACGCCCGGAGTATGCTAGAGTGGATGGACAACAACATCGTACAGGAGTTTGAGGCCTTTGCGGAGGGCCAGCGGAGGGTCAATGGCTCTGGCGACAAGAAGGAAGGCGGCCCTTTCGACTTCAAATATCTGCGCCTGCTCGAGCGCAAGGCCCAGATCTCCAAGCTCCTcagccaggccgccgaggaaggcgGACGCGTCATTCTCGCAAGCGACACGAGCATGGAATGGGGTTTCTCCAGGGACCTGCtcctgggcctcgccgcggacaCGAAGAACCTGGTCATCCTGACGGACCGGCCGAGCACggctgacgacgccgcgccctcTGTCGCACGAACCCTCTGGGATTGGTGGAAGGAAAGGCGGGATGGCGTGTCTGTCGAGcagacgagcggcggcgatagTCTCGAAACAGtctacggcggcgggcgagagcttgagatgaaggaggcgggcaggcaaccccttgagggcgaggagcttgcCGTATACCAGCAGTGGCTCGCGACGCAACGGCAGCTGCAGGCTacgcagcaggcgggcacCGCCGCGGAACCCGCGgccgatgtcgacgacgcctcgtccgagtcgtcgtcggactcagaggacgacgacgaccagcagcagggcaagGCCCTGACGGTGTCGGCAACGCTGGGACAGGTTGGCCGCAAGAACGTGGTtctcaaggacgaggacctcggcaTCAACGTGCTCATCAAGAAGAGGGGTGTCTACGACTTCGACCCACGGGGCAAGAAGGGCCGCGAGCGCTCATTCCCCATGGCTATCCGTCGGAAGCGTGCTGACGACTTCGGCGAGCTCATCCGCCCAGAGGATTACTTGCGTGCGGAGGAAAAGGAAGAGgaccacgccgacgccaacgtggacgccgaggatgacAAGCTTGGGAAAAAACGGAAGTGGGACGATGTGGCAAAGGCAGGCCCTGGGAAGCGCGTGCAGCCCAAGCAGGCCGATGACGTCGATGCGACTTCAGCGGACGGCTTCGGGCACGACGAGCTGGATGttgccgatgacgccgagcCAGAGGAGCCAGCGGGCCCATCCAAGCTGGTATACCACTCTCAGACAGTCACGGCCAACCTGCGTATCGGATttgtcgactttggcggccTTCACGACAAGCGCAGTCTTGACATGCTTATCCCCCTAATTCAGCCGCGTAAGCTGATCCTCGTGGCTGGCAACCgcgaggagacgacggcgctcgcggccgactgccgcgccgcgctgggcggcgccgacgtcttcACACCTGAGATTGGTGTCTGGGTCGACGCCAGCGTAGACACGAACGCCTGGGTCGTCAAGTTGGCCGACCCGCtggtcaagaagctcaaATGGCAGAATGTGCGCGGTCTGGGCATCGTCACCCTGAGTGGTCAGCtactggccgccgctgcagcggccgcaACGTCAGCGGCGAACGAGTCCGACACACACGACGAGTCGTCACCCGCCAAGCGTCAAAAGACGGAACAGTCTGCGGCTGTCACCctcgcgacgccggcgtcagGCCCGCTGCCCGTTCTCGACGTGGTACCCGCGAacctgctcgccgcggcgcgcacggccGCCCGGCCCCTGCATGTGGGTGACTTGCGCCTGGCAGACCTGCGGCGCGCTATGCAGAGCTCCGGTCACGCGGCCGAATTCCGTGGTGAGGGCacgctcgtcatcgacggcaccgtctcTGTGAGGAAGACGACCGAGGGGCGTGTCGAGGTGGAATCGGTGGGGATCCCAACGGCAGGGCGGAGGAGCACCGTGTACGAGGTCAAGAGGGCCATATACGACGGCTTGGCGGTCGTGGCTGGGGCATAG